The genomic region AAATACTCCCCAGGTGATTTGATCATTCCATTCTCTGTCTGTctagaagaaaaattatCCCATATgacagaagaagaagctgaagaagaactaaAGAACCTAGGCGTTCAATCTGCTCTACCAAAGATCGTTACCACCATGAGAGAAAAGTTGGATTTGATCTCCTTCTTCACTTGTGGTCCAGATGAAGTTAGAGAATGGACTATTAGAAGAGGAACTAAAGCTCCCCAAGCTGCAGGTGTCATTCACAATGATTTAATGAACACTTTCATCTTAGCTCAAGTTATGAAATACGAAGATGTGGTCGAATACAAAGATGACAATGCCATTAAGGCCGCAGGTAAATTGCAACAGAAGGGTAAGGAATACGTTGTTGAAGACGGTGATATCATCTACTTCAGAGCCGGTGCCGGTAAGAATTGAGAGAACATCACAATTATAGGACCCGTCATATTACAAGGGTTGACATTGCTTGCATATTGCTCACGAACAATGAGGCCCCCACTTCTCTTTTTTAGTTGTTAATTTCAGTCCATAATTCTCATATATAAATTTCATGCCTCATCGTTATATGGCTAACGTAACGTCCGTAATTCAAGAATGAAAATACCCTACTGAAAACGTATATTTGATGTGTTAATGTTAAATACTGAGCTTACATGAAGTTGCGAAACACGCTTTATTTATTTACAAGAAAGCAAGATAAATGTGTTTAAAACAAGAAGGAATACCATTTGtcctttctcttttcacGTTCTTCCTTTGGAACATAAGCAGATACATGTTCGACGATTTTTTCAACACCAGTCTGTTCGTCATAGTTTCTACCTAGGGCATCAATGAATTGACCTTCTGGGTCCATCAAgtagaagaaaatggaatGATCAACTAAATAATCCTGGCCAGGTTTGACGTTTGGTGGAGTAGAGAAATAGACTCTGTATTTTTTGCAAGCATTCTTCACGGCATCATAGTCACCAGTTAAACCGATAATGTCAGGGTGGAACTCGCTTAGGTATTCTTTCAAGACTTCTGGTGGATCTCTAGCCGGGTCACAAGTAATGAAAACAGGTTGCAAATTGATGTCACGCTTCTTTAACTCAGTTAACCATGCTCCTAACTTATCTAACTCATCTGGACAAATATCTGGACAATGACTGAAACCAAAATAGATGATAGAGAACTTGCCTAGCAAGTCTTTCTCTGTAAATGGATTCCCATTAAAATCAATCAAACTAAAGGGACCTCCGACCAATGGCCTACCGTAACCTCTGTTAGCTTCCGCCTCCTTCTCGGTCTCTAATCTTTGCTTCT from Kluyveromyces lactis strain NRRL Y-1140 chromosome D complete sequence harbors:
- a CDS encoding SCO family protein (similar to uniprot|P23833 Saccharomyces cerevisiae YBR037C) codes for the protein MLRSIVRVPSITFASKEAMRPVLRKTTLAHFMNHYRSLSVSATKLQEIKKYDPAPAVGSPKPKKKPLSRIPIGGAETHTQKVDTGSTIEFTTWKAAALFILIGGGVYYFFKNEKQRLETEKEAEANRGYGRPLVGGPFSLIDFNGNPFTEKDLLGKFSIIYFGFSHCPDICPDELDKLGAWLTELKKRDINLQPVFITCDPARDPPEVLKEYLSEFHPDIIGLTGDYDAVKNACKKYRVYFSTPPNVKPGQDYLVDHSIFFYLMDPEGQFIDALGRNYDEQTGVEKIVEHVSAYVPKEEREKRKDKWYSFLF